The nucleotide sequence TAGGAAAAGAGCTCTATGAAAAATTCGAGAAGATGGGACTCGAAATAAGACAGACTACGTCTCACAACCAAGTCAGAAACCTTCCTGGGGATAATGATTTTCAACGCTATCGGACAGCTAAGTCAACGTTGGTCGTAGGGGTGCGTAAAACGCTAAAGTTTGATACGTCCAAGCCATCAGCTGAATATGCTATTCCATTTGCAACAGGCTGTATGGGGCATTGTCATTATTGTTACTTACAAACGACAATGGGAAGTAAACCATACATACGAACGTATGTAAATACAGATGAAATTCTAGATTCAGCGGATAAATACATGGAAGAGAGAGCGCCCGAAGTGACGCGGTTTGAAGCTTCCTGTACTTCAGATATTGTTGGCGTAGATCATCTGACCCATACGTTGAAACGAGCCATCGAGCATTTTGGCAAGTCGGACAAGGGAAGACTGCGGTTTGTAACGAAATTTGCTCATGTCGATCATTTGTTAGATGCGAAACATAATGGGAGAACCCGGTTTCGGTTTAGTATGAATGATGATTATGTCATTAAGTATTTTGAACCAGGCACTTCCCGATTGAAAGAAAGAATCGAAGCAGCGCGTAAAGTGGCGGAAGCCGGTTATCCTCTTGGCTTTATTATCGCCCCAATCTACCTTCACGAAGGCTGGAAGGAAGGATATGGGGAAATGCTAGAACATTTATCAGACTCCCTTCCGGAACATGCGAAGGATGGCTTAACATTTGAGTTGATTCAGCATCGCTTTACCCAACCTGCGAAACGAGTGATTCAAAAAAACTACCCAATGTCGAAGCTAGAATTAGATGAGTCCAAACGGAAATGGAAGTGGGGAAGGTACGGAATTGGAAAGTATGTTTATAAAGATGAAGAACAGGAAGATATAAAGGATACGTTAGGTAGTTATATTGAAAAATTGTTTCCAAAGGCGAAAGTTGAATATTTTACGTAAAAACAAGCTGAAAGGGCTTGTTTTTTCTATGTGAAACAATATGTAGTAAAATTTGGAGGTGGGGTGAAAGGGAGTAGATAAGAATGGGCGATTATATAATGGATTTGCGAAAATCTGTCGGTCATCAACCTTTAATTATGGTTGGATCTGGTGTAATGGTCATACGTAATGATAATGAGCTATTGCTCCAGTTGCGATCAGATACAAAAGACTGGGGAATCCCAGGAGGAGCGATGGAGTTAGGCGAAAGTTTAGAGCAAACGGCTAGACGGGAACTATTAGAAGAAACCGGATTGCAAACCAAAGACCTTCAGTTTGTGACGATGATTTCTGGTCAAGATTTATATTACAAGTATCCGAATGGGGATGAAGTGTATAACGTCATTGCTATTCACAAAGCAACAGAGGTAGAAGGGGAAATAAAAATGGAAGACGGGGAGAGCTTGGACTTACGCTATTTTCCACTTCATCAGCTACCGGTTAACATCCAATCGATTTCGAGAAAAATGATAGAAGCTTTTCAAGCGTGTAACATAATGCAAAGATAAACCGTATATAGCTAGTACATGAGATTGATTTTTCATTTTGCTAAACTATAGATAATAGGATAGGAGGTAGTTAGTTATGAGATTATCGGATAAGAAAGTTTTATCTTTTGTAAGTGATGATTTTGAAGATTTGGAGCTATGGTATCCCATTTTAAGACTTCGTGAAGAAGGGGCAACCGTTCATCTTGCGGGTGAAAAAGCTAACCATACGTACATTGGGAAATATGGGGTCCCTGCGGAAACAGATATGGCATTCTCTGACATGAAAGCAGAAGAATATGATGCGGTACTTGTGCCTGGAGGATGGGCACCGGATAAACTTAGAAGGTATCCTGAAGTTCTAGAATTTGTCCGCTCGATGGATGAATATGAAAAGCCGATTGGACAAATTTGCCACGCAGGCTGGGTCTTGATCTCAGCAGACATTTTGAAAGGGAGAAAGGTCACCAGCACGCCTGGGATCAAAGATGATATGACCAATGCTGGAGCCACCTGGTATGATGAGGCGGTTGTCGTGGACGGACATATTGTGTCTAGCCGTCGTCCACCAGATTTACCTCCGTATGTAAAGGAATTTGCCAATTTACTTGCGGATTAATGGATTAGGATGCCCTCTCCTGGAGGGTATTCTTTATTCGCTAGAAGAGTTGAAATTTTAGCAAGAAGAAACTCGACGAAGCAAAAATTTTTAAGTCCCAAGTATAAGGGCAACTAAGGCTTAGTCTGCGCTTAAAGGCTTGGCTTCGCCAAGTTTTCTTTATGATATGGAGGGGGTATGGAAATGGACCTATTAATATGGATCCTAATTATTGCTTGTTTTGTACTTAGTTTTGTAGGAATCGTGTTCCCAATCATTCCTGGAACACTAGCTCTTTGGGCAGGGTTTCTGTTGTATGTATTTTTGATTCATTCTGGAGAGCTTTCGGTTATATTTTGGATTGCGATGGTGCTCCTAACGATCTTGCTGTTTGCTGCTGACTTAATTGCCAATAGCTACTATGTTAAAAAATATGGAGGAAGTAAATGGGGAGAACGAGTTGCTGGAGTAGCGGTGATTGTGGGATCTTTTATCATTCCGCCATTTGGTATTATCATCATTCCATTTGCCGCCGTATTTGTGACTGAGCTTATACAAAAACGAACGACTCAAGAGGCATGGAAAGCATCGTTAGGCTCGTTAATTGGGTTTTTGAGCGGTTCAGTAGCCAAAGTAGTGATTCAAGTCATGATGATTATTTGGTTCTTGGTTGAGGTATTTTGGTTATGATTAGTTCCTAGATGAATGGAGGAATGTAAAGTGACGATCGCAACAGCATTGAGTATCGCAGGATCAGCCGCCCATGGTAGTGCAGGCATTCAGGCAGATTTAAAAACCTTTCAAGAGCGAGATGTGTATGGGATGGCAGCTATTACAGCTATCGTTGCTAAAAATCCAGTGACAGATTCATCTATATTTAAGCAATCGGTGGAAGCCATTCAAGCTCAGTTCTATACTGCAACAAAAAACGTTGGTGCTGATGCTTTAAAAACAGGCATGTTGTTTTCAACCGAAATTATCGAATGTGTTGTAGATCTTTTGGAAAAGGAAAGAGATAAACCTTTGGTCGTTGATCCAGTAATGATCGGAAAGATGGGATCCCAGCTTTTACATGATGATGCTATAAACGTGATGAAAGAAAAGCTCTTTCCATTGGCTACGATCATAACACCAAATCGCTTTGAAGCAGCTAAATTAACTGGAAAGGAAAAACTGAGCACTATTGAAGAATTAAAGGATGCTGCAAAAGCATTACATCAGTTTGGACCTTCCTTTGTTGTTGTGAAGGGTGGATCTATTGGTGACGAAGCCATCGATATCCTGTACGATGGTCACCTATGTATAGAGTTGTCGGAAAAAAGTGTGGATACCATTCATACAAGTGGAGCTGGCTGTAGTTTTTCTGCAGCTATTACTGCAGAGTTGGCAAAGGGTGAGACAGTCCAACATTCCGTAGATCTAGCTAAAAAGTACGTCACAGCTGCTATCCATCATGCATTATCGTTTGGTAAAGGAGTTGGGTCTACCTATCACGCAGCCTACCGGAAATATTCAAATCTTTAATAAAGTACAAATGGTAAGGAAAAATTTACAATCAGATTGAATCCTTTTGAAATGTCAGACGTATTCATTAAGGGAAGAAAATTTGGAGGAGGAATTACAGTGAAAAGAACAGTAGAATTTGTATTAACCATCATTGGCGCTGTATTGTATGGAATCTTAGCTGCTTTCGGAGGGCTTTTAAAATGGATACAAGGAAATGAGCAAGTTATGACCGACTTCGAAAATGCACTTGAAGAGGATCCTACCTTAAGCGAAACAGGCACAGATGTAGGAACAATCATGGATGCCATGAATACAGGAGCAACGACGATTTTAACCGTATCTATTCTTGTAATCGTATTAGGAATCATAGCTTTGTTCCTATTGAAAGGTAATAAAAAACCAATAGCTGCCGGAATCATTCTTATTATAGCTGGTGCTGGATCTGTATTCTTTACATATGGGCTTGGGCTGTTTGGAGCCATTTTCTATGTAATTGCAGGAATTATGGCTGTAGTAAGAAAACCAAAAACGTTAATCGAATAGAGAAGTGGGGATGTTCCCCACTTTTTCCAAAAGAGGAACTGGAGGTGCTTGTGTGACAGAAGCAGCAATGAAAATAGTTAATTTAAAGAAAAATATCGGAAAGAAACAAATTATTAAAGGGTTAGATTTTGAGATATATCCAGGAGAGGTATTTGGATTTCTCGGACCAAACGGTGCGGGAAAAACAACCACAATCCGTATGATGGTAGGCTTAATGGGGATTACAGAGGGCGATGTTCTCATTCAAGGCAAAAGCATTAAAACAAGTTTTAAAGATGCAATCCGCCATGTCGGGGCTATCGTAGAAAACCCAGAAATGTATCCATTTATGTCGGGCTGGAAAAACCTATTACATTATTCTAGGATGATTCCAGGGATTACGAAAGAGCGAATTCAAGAAATTATTTCTTTAGTTGGTCTAGAAAAAGCGATTCATGAAAAAGCAGGTAGGTACTCTTTAGGGATGCGTCAGCGACTTGGAATTGCCCAAGCTCTCCTACATAACCCATCCATCCTAATTTTGGATGAACCTACGAATGGATTAGATCCATCCGGAATTAGAGAAATCAGACAATACATACGAAATCTAGCAGAAAAAGAGAATGTTGCGGTCATCGTATCCAGCCACCTTCTATCGGAAATGGAAATGATGTGTGATCGAATTGGGATTATCAAAAATGGTGAAATAATTGCCATTGAATCGGTGAAGGATGCCGTTGGAGAATCGGATATGAAAGAAGTATCTCTAGAAGCGGAGCCAATTCAAGAAGCACGTTCCTATTTAGAGCAACGAGAGCTTAAATGGAAAGATAGCGAAAGCGGTCTCCTATTTAACGTGAAAAGAGACGATATTCCAAGTGTGGTAAAAGGGTTAGTGGAACAAGGTGTTCAAATTTATAGCATTCAGGCTCAACGATCCACGCTTGAGGATAAATTCTTAACATGGATAGGGGAGAATACGATTGAGTAATTTTTTAAAACTACTAGTCAATGAACAAATTAAACTCTACGTTCGAAAATCTACGTGGGCGATGTATATTTTACTTGCTGTCGTTATTATCGGTTTAGCTACTATCGCTCAGATTTATGGAACATCAACAGAGGAGTATGGCGATGATTGGAGAACAGAGTTAAAAGAGGAAAATAAGCAATTAGCTAAGGACATTGAAGAAATATCTGGTGAGGAATTTGCTGATGCTGCTGTTGAGATTAATCAAGAAATAATTGACAAGAACAATTATCACTTAGAGCATGACATTAAACCAGCTCTATACGATGGTTGGCAGTTTGTATTAGAAAATCAATATCTAACATCTATACTAAGCTTGTTTACGATTATTGTAGCTGCAGGTATTGTAGCTAGTGAATTCAGATGGGGGACGATAAAACTTTTACTGATACGCCCAGTATCTAGGCTGAAAATTTTATTATCTAAGTATGTATCTGTTTTACTATTTGCGTTGACAACCCTTCTCTTTTTGCTTCTATTTTCTTTAATTGTAGGTAGTATTTTCTTTGGATTTAGGGGAATTAATCCGGAGATTGTCCAAATGGGTAATAATGGATTTGAACAGGTTTCCTTAATAGGAGAAATTGTAGAAGGATACGGTTTTAAACTTGTCACACTAGTCATGATGGCGACATTTGCCTTTATGATTTCTACGATTTTCCGAAACAGTGGTTTTGCGATCGGCTTAGCCATTTTCCTAATGATGGCTGGTAATTCCATCAAGGGAGTGTTATCTCAATACGATTGGTCAAAATATGTATTGTTTGCGAATACAGATTTGACCCAATATACAGATGGGCACACACCATTTATGGAAGGAATGACATTAACGTTCTCGATCGTCGTTCTTCTTGTCTACTACTTAGTCTTTATGGTGCTGTCCTGGATTTCCTTCACGAAACGAGATGTAGCTGGACATTAAAGAAACACTCCGATCTGAATGTCAGATTGGAGTGTTTTTGATTGGGAATGTTAGCGCACTGCGCAGCGATTAGGACCTGCTTCAATTGTTTGCCATTCACTTTGATCTGCAGATTGTTGCCCCATATTGATTTTTCGTATTTGTTGGTAACTGTTTGGTTGGTCTGGTAGATTGTTGGCCACCATATTTTCAAATGCTTGGTAGCTTTCCAAGTTTAAGCGGTAATTGGAATCGTAGATAGAGTTTTTAGTGGCGTAAACAGCGCCATTTTCTTTGAGCTCGTCAAGCGAACTAAAGTGTGTTGGAAGTATGTGTACTTCATGTGGGATTGATGGAATCGTATCGTATAAAGATTTGTATAGTAAGGATGTCCATTCGTTTGCTTTTCCTGCTAAATCAGGTCTGCCGATAGATTGAATGAATAGAGTGTCACCAGTTAACAAAAACTGATTATCGATGAGAAAGCTCGTACTTCCGATGGTATGCCCTGGTGTATGAACAGCTCGGATAGAAACGGTTGCGTTGTGGAGTGAAAAAATAGTCCCATCTTCTAGTAAGGCATGGTCAAATTGCACGTGCTCCTCTTCTGGTGGGAACCAGTAGGTAGCCCCAACTTCTTCTGCAAGCATTCTTCCACCTGAAATATGATCGGCATGGAGATGAGAGTCGATTACGTCTTTGATTATAATGCCATGCTCATTGGCAAATGACAGATAAACGTCGACCATCCTGCTAGCATCTATCACAACTGCTTCTTGACCAGAGACAATCATATAGGACAAACAGCCTTTTCCCATACGAACAAATTGATAGATGGCTCCACTCTGTTGTAAGTCAGCTACCTTAATTGGTTGCAGATGTTCTCCCCATGCTCCCATACCACCGACCAAGTATGTAACATGATCCATTCCTTGCTCTCGTAGAATGGCAGTGGCTTTCTGCGCGGAAATTCCTTTGTAACAAACGACATAGACTGGTTTATCACTTGGTAGCATTGTCATGACTTGTTCCGGGTTCTCTTGAATTTCCGATAATGTTTTATGGACAGAGTAAATTTGCTCGCCTTCAATGGCCCAGTCGTGTACATCGTTCTCTCGTCTAATGTCCAACAAATGTATCTCTTCCTGGCGAATGATTTTATGGACGAGTTCCTGGACTTGAATCGGTTCTAAACTCACTTATCTTCCTCCTCTCAAAAAAATTATATCTATCTCTATACATTTTAACAAATGAATATGAATTTATAATTAAAATTAGGAGTCTAATCAAGCCCTTTTGTGTTAATCTAAAGTATAGGTTTTCTTGAATTTTCTTTATTCTTGCAAGGGTAGAGAAAGACGGGATCCAGTCGTTTTTTAACAGAAAGGGTGTTTGGGAATGGCAAAGAAGAAAGTCGGAATCATTTATGGTGGGAAATCTGCGGAGCATGAAGTATCCTTGCAATCCGCCAAAAATATCGTGGATGCAATTGATAAAGAAAAATACGATGTGGTTTTAATTGGTATAGATAAACAAGGAAAATGGCATCTAGGAGATCCTTCTAGCCATTTATTAAATGTAGAAAATCCTAAATTAATTTCTTTAAACAAATCCAATAAAGGCGTTGCTTTAGTTCCTGGAGAAAGTCAAAAGCAACTTGTTAGCCTTTCGCAAGAGGAAGGATTGGATCAGTTGGATGTGGTCTTCCCAATCGTCCATGGAACCCTTGGAGAAGACGGAAGTATGCAAGGGATGTTAAGAATCGCGAATATCCCGTATGTGGGCTCCAACGTATTAGGATCCGCTGTATGTATGGATAAAGATATTGCAAAACGTTTGCTTAAAGGTGCTGGCATATCTGTAGCTAACGGAGTGGCAGTTTCTAAGCATCAAAAGGATAGTATTCAATATTCTGTTTTGGAGAAAATGTTAGGCTTACCAATGTTCATTAAGCCAGCAAATCAAGGCTCATCTGTTGGAGTTAGTAAAGTTCGCAATGAGGAAGAATTTCACCAAGCGATTGATGAAGCCTTCCAATACGATCATAAACTCATTATCGAAGAAGCAATTGTTGGCCGAGAGGTGGAATGTGCGGTACTTGGAAACGAGTATCCGAAAGCGTCGATCCCAGGTGAGATTCTTCCACAAAGCGATTTTTATTCCTATGAGTCAAAGTACATTGATGAAAACGGTGCGGAATTAGCCATTCCTGCTGATTTACCGGATGAGGTAATAGAAAAGATCCAAAAAGCATCGGTAGAAGTATTCCAAGCATTGAATTGTGAAGGATTAGCAAGAGTGGACTTCTTCTTAAAAGAGGATGGCGAACTTGTAGTGAATGAAGTGAATACACTTCCAGGGTTCACGAAAATCAGTATGTATCCGAAGCTCTGGGAAATCAGTGGAATTCCTTATTCTGAACTAATTTCCGAGCTTATAGAATTAGCTATTGATCGATATGAGCGAGACCAACAACTGAAAAGTGCAGTTTGGGAGTGATTCCTGCCAAAGATTACATGTGTAAGTCACAAAGCTTCTCCGCATGATAAAGATTGAACAGAAAATATCTGTTCAATCCCACATAGGAGAGTGATCGGGAATGGCGGACAATAATAATCAATTATTAGTGCCAGGTGCGGAAAATGCAATGGATAACATGAAGCAAGAAATCGCCAATGAATTTGGTGTTGAGCTTGGTGCCGATACCACTGCACGTGCAAACGGATCTGTGGGTGGCGAAATGGTAAAACGTATGATCCAAATCGCTGAACAAAGTCTCCAAAATCAAAGTAAGTAACAGAGTGTGAGACAGACCAAATCATTTGATTTGGTCTGTTCTTTTTTAGATTGTCTAAGAAATAAGCTGGCTTGGTATAGTTCCAGATCCAGTCCAGCTGCGCTGGCTACTTGCCATATTCAATTCCTAGCTGATAAGCTTGACTAAGCCAATCCTCCATATACTCTGGATTCCCACTTATCGTTTCATAAAGGAGTTCAAATCTCGAACTTGGAATCCCACAGTAATCAGCTAAAGCTACGTTAAAGTATCTTTCCATCATCTCGTCATACCTTCTTTTTGTAAATCTTTCAATTGGCGCGCCTGCTAAACTTAACCACAAAACATGTTTATGAGTAAGCTTATTTGGTCCATAAGCAAAACCGTAGTTCCATACACGGTCAATATATCCCTTTAACATAGCAGGCATACTCCACCACCAGAGAGGAAAAACAAAGGCAAGTGCATCAAACTTACGCAGTTTTTCCATCTCCGCTTCCACTTCACTTGAAAAATTTTGTTGGTTTGATGTCCAATCAGGCTCATCTAATTCTCGAAGTACTGGATCAAAATTACTTTGATATAAATCCATAACCTCTGCTTCATGACCTTCCTTTTTTAGACCTAATACAAATTGGTTTGCTACCTGAAAAGTTAACGAGTTTTTCCTTGGATGAGTGACAATTGTTAGTACTTTCAAACTAAAACCCTCTTTCTTGTTAATTACTTGAATTTGTCTTGGTTTAAGTTTAATCTAAATAAGTAATTCAGTAAAATTGAAATAATTAATATATCAGTTCAGAAATAATGATAACAGGGAGGGGTAAACAAATGGAGCTAAGGCACCTTAATACATTTAGAACAGTTGTGGATGAAGGTGGGTTTAAAAAGGCAGCTGATTATTTAGGGTATGCACAATCATCCATAACAGGGCATATCAAAGAGTTAGAAAGTGAATTAGGACAGCCATTATTTGATCGATTAGGAAAACATGTAACGTTAACGGAAGCAGGGAGAAAGTTTCTACCTTACGCAGAAGATATTATAAAACTTTATTCGAAATCTAAAGATGCAATTAATGATTTACACGAACCATCTGGTCAGCTTATTATTGGTGCAAGTGAATCCATATTGACTTATTGGCTGCCAAATGTTCTCAAGGATTTCATGAAAAGCTATCCCCAAATAGAATTGATAATAAAATCACTAAACTATGATAACCTTTCCGAACAATTAAAGAAGGGTGACATAGACATCGCTGTACTAGTTGAACTCCCAGATTGGAAAGCGAATGAATTGTCAATCCATAAATTAAAAGATGAAAAGCTTTCTTTAGTGCATTTGCCAAAAGAGAAAAAAGATAAAATACCGGAAACTATACTTGTTACAGAAAGTAAATGTAGTTGGCGTCCTAATATTGAAGAATATATCAGAACGGAAGGAAAAAGTTCATTTTCAAGAATTGAGCTTCCAAGTATTGAAGCCATTAAAAAATGCGTGCTTTTCGGTTTAGGTAGATCCATTCTTCCGCGATTTGTCATGAATAATGAATTAGAAAATAAAGAAATGGAAGAATCACATTTGAATGAGGAAATAAATTCGTTAGGTGTTTATGCGGCTATTCATAAAGATAAGTGGATATCTAGGAACTTGGAAGTTTTTCTTTCCGCACTTAGATCTTAAAAAAAACGAGTGTAATCCTTTGGCGGATTCCTCTTTAGAATTATTAGGCAAAGTCATAGGAGGTACGAAATGGAGCTTTATAAATTTGATAAGGACAGTGGGAAAAAGATTACTAAATTCCATTCGAATTTTACTATGTCCCGTATTATGCAAACAGAAAAGACAACTCATATCGGTTGTATGCACTTAGAGGGAAATGATGTTATAGGTTTCCACCAAGCGGTAATACCTCAGCTCCTTCTAATTATGAATGGGGAAGGATATGTTCGCGGTGAAGAAGAAACACAAATTAAAGTTCAGTCAGGGGACGCTGTATTCTGGAAGAAGGGTGAATGGCATGAAACCAAAACAGATATAGGTTTAACTGCTATTGTGATTGAAAGCGAGGATTTAAATCCAGCATCATTCATGCCGATTAGGAAATAGGCGTTGCTTAACAAATGGGGAACGGGAACAGATAGTAGTTCCACATTCCCCTATGCTATACTCCGCAACAGACTGATACTTTCTTTCTACGAAGATTCATTCCTTTGAGCTTTTTTCACTTTTTTATACAGGATGAAGGCGCCTAAACTGAACAAGCCTACTAGCAATAACACTGGTAAATTCCCAATAATAAAGATAAACAAGCCAGAACCAAATCCGATAATGCCATTCACACTATTCATAAATTGTTCCTTTGTTTTCTCCCAAGTGTTTAGTGAATCTTTTTCTATTCCAGGTATGTTCACACTTGTTTCTATAAGTTGAATGGTGACCGTTGCTAAGTCGGATTTGTTATCGAGGTATTTCATTCTTCCTTTTATTTGCTCGATTTCCTCTTGAACCATAGCTAAATCACTAGATATTTTTAGTAGATCCTCTGTTTTTTCAGCCTTCTCCATAAATTGAAGCAACCGTTTTTCGACCACTTGTTTAGAAGCTAAACGTGATTCTAAATCTACGTATTCCTCGGTTACATCTTGCCCATTCACCGATTTATTCACAAGCTTTGTTCCGGTTTCTTCTACTGTTGTTAAAAAATCTCTAAATTTCTCTTGAGGAATACGAACGGTAATGGTGCCTTGAAGGTTTTCTTCTTCTCGATAGCTGCTTGATTCAACAATGTAACCACCTGTACTAAATACGTCATCCTCAATTGTAGAAAGAGCAGTTTGATAATCCTTTACTTCCAACTCCAGATTTGCGGTGTAAATAATTTTTCGATTTTTATCCGGAATAGGGGTTTCGCTGGATTCTGCCGATTGTGGTGTGCTTTCTTCGGTTGTTGTATCTTCACTTGTGTTTGTCTTTTCCAACATTGCTGTGCCAGTATTTGCTTCTTTGTCTGCTGCTTCTCTTCCTTCACTAGAAGTGCTACCTTCCTCATCGCTATTACTACTACACCCGACTACGAACATAACGAGAATAAAAAGTAACCCTAGTCGTTTCCACATATGACCCGCCCCTTTCCTTTTGGCTGTTTTATAGAAGGTTATTGATTTTGACAATAGATAGAAAATGCGACGTAACGATATTTGGATAATTACTAATAAGTCAAGTTTAGCCTAAGTGCGACGCTCCGGCAGAATACTTCGCTTTCCGCGGGCACGGCCTCAGCTTCCTCGGTAGAACACCACTTCCTTGAAAAAGAAACCCGCTTTTTCTGCGTGCGATGTTTATTCTAAGAAGCTTTCCTTGTCCTGCGGGATCTTCGGCTCGCGCTGTTCCCGCTGGAGTCTACGTATTCTGCCTACGCTTGTAGATATTTTCTAATATAGTG is from Radiobacillus kanasensis and encodes:
- a CDS encoding LysR family transcriptional regulator is translated as MELRHLNTFRTVVDEGGFKKAADYLGYAQSSITGHIKELESELGQPLFDRLGKHVTLTEAGRKFLPYAEDIIKLYSKSKDAINDLHEPSGQLIIGASESILTYWLPNVLKDFMKSYPQIELIIKSLNYDNLSEQLKKGDIDIAVLVELPDWKANELSIHKLKDEKLSLVHLPKEKKDKIPETILVTESKCSWRPNIEEYIRTEGKSSFSRIELPSIEAIKKCVLFGLGRSILPRFVMNNELENKEMEESHLNEEINSLGVYAAIHKDKWISRNLEVFLSALRS
- a CDS encoding cupin, encoding MELYKFDKDSGKKITKFHSNFTMSRIMQTEKTTHIGCMHLEGNDVIGFHQAVIPQLLLIMNGEGYVRGEEETQIKVQSGDAVFWKKGEWHETKTDIGLTAIVIESEDLNPASFMPIRK
- a CDS encoding DUF4349 domain-containing protein — encoded protein: MWKRLGLLFILVMFVVGCSSNSDEEGSTSSEGREAADKEANTGTAMLEKTNTSEDTTTEESTPQSAESSETPIPDKNRKIIYTANLELEVKDYQTALSTIEDDVFSTGGYIVESSSYREEENLQGTITVRIPQEKFRDFLTTVEETGTKLVNKSVNGQDVTEEYVDLESRLASKQVVEKRLLQFMEKAEKTEDLLKISSDLAMVQEEIEQIKGRMKYLDNKSDLATVTIQLIETSVNIPGIEKDSLNTWEKTKEQFMNSVNGIIGFGSGLFIFIIGNLPVLLLVGLFSLGAFILYKKVKKAQRNESS